Proteins encoded by one window of bacterium:
- a CDS encoding ArgE/DapE family deacylase, which translates to MSTTTPRGAPAHPDGRDPLSAGYLAEVLADLVRIPSTNPGAYESDVASRVVEHFAGTPVEAELVESLPGRHSVGAILRGRDDGPRLILNGHLDTVPIDDESEWTTDPFGAEVRDGFMYGRGTCDMKAGLATQIGVAHHLAAQLDRLEGSLVLHFAVGEERAEPGTLSLLEAGYTGDYGIVTEPTDLRIAAATRGLLPLRIRLQGRSIHASRSHLGVNPTWGLLWVLQALEGYRGDVEQRRHHLLGAGSCTPTVVQGGVTPNAVSDSVELFVDRRLVPGETIEREVQEVTERILAARPAGSEVGVEVTVAYNRFEPAEIPVESALVQRLVHSVERVTGTPGVVYGAPFSSDVRNLVNDAGIEAVNFGPGNVAECHCANERVEVRQLEGAARVIADLAADLLTSR; encoded by the coding sequence ATGAGCACCACGACACCGCGGGGGGCGCCTGCGCACCCGGACGGGCGGGACCCGCTCTCGGCCGGCTACCTCGCCGAGGTTCTCGCCGACCTGGTGCGGATCCCCAGCACCAACCCCGGCGCCTACGAGTCCGACGTGGCTAGCCGTGTCGTGGAGCATTTCGCGGGCACGCCGGTGGAGGCCGAACTCGTCGAGTCGCTACCGGGTCGCCATTCGGTGGGCGCCATCCTGCGCGGCCGGGACGACGGACCCCGGCTGATCCTGAACGGCCACCTGGACACGGTGCCGATCGACGACGAGTCCGAATGGACGACCGACCCCTTCGGCGCCGAGGTGCGCGACGGGTTCATGTACGGGCGCGGTACCTGCGACATGAAGGCCGGACTGGCCACCCAGATCGGTGTGGCTCACCACCTCGCCGCCCAACTCGACCGGCTCGAGGGGTCGCTCGTCCTCCACTTCGCGGTCGGGGAGGAACGTGCGGAACCTGGAACGCTGTCGCTGCTGGAGGCCGGCTACACCGGCGACTACGGAATCGTGACCGAGCCGACCGACCTGCGCATCGCCGCGGCCACGCGGGGCCTGCTGCCGTTGCGGATCCGCCTGCAGGGACGATCCATCCATGCCAGCCGCAGCCATCTGGGCGTCAACCCGACGTGGGGGCTTCTGTGGGTGCTGCAGGCCCTCGAGGGCTACCGCGGCGACGTTGAGCAACGTCGCCACCATCTGCTGGGCGCGGGCTCTTGCACCCCGACAGTGGTCCAGGGCGGGGTCACCCCCAACGCCGTCTCGGACTCGGTGGAGTTGTTCGTGGACCGCCGCCTCGTCCCGGGCGAGACCATCGAGCGCGAGGTGCAGGAGGTGACCGAGCGCATCCTCGCTGCCCGGCCCGCCGGCTCAGAGGTGGGCGTCGAGGTAACGGTGGCCTACAACCGCTTCGAGCCCGCGGAGATTCCCGTCGAGTCGGCCCTGGTTCAACGGCTGGTCCACAGCGTTGAGAGGGTCACCGGCACACCCGGAGTGGTCTACGGCGCCCCGTTCTCCAGCGACGTGCGCAACCTCGTCAACGACGCGGGCATCGAAGCGGTGAACTTCGGACCCGGCAACGTGGCGGAGTGCCACTGTGCCAACGAGAGGGTCGAGGTGCGACAACTCGAGGGCGCCGCCCGGGTCATCGCAGACCTGGCCGCTGACCTCCTGACGTCCCGCTGA
- the add gene encoding adenosine deaminase, whose amino-acid sequence MTTPDGAMAPGIDAIRTFPKVELHIHVEACLSAERIEELAAEFGVPMLRPAESLFVYSTLADFLDVYEWWCDLLRTTEIAERLAYDAAAQLRADGIVYAEVLCGPRYWPHLRREPLIEALAAGFERAHRDGHADCRLTPSISREQSAEWAMGLVEWLGTSGPSRVVGLGLDGNEELLGRTSPKFTEVYARAAELGLGRTAHSGESSGPDGVWDALEHLHLDRVDHGVRSIEDPRLVEHLAANGVTLNVTPTSNVITGLYPDVDHHPVGPLMAAGVPVTINSDDPKAMNVTLSGEFEKVSRSLGWGLGEVAAATRRAIDAAFCDQEKAASLHRQVDDHVRGLTREPAGKDHHP is encoded by the coding sequence ATGACGACACCCGACGGAGCCATGGCACCGGGGATCGACGCCATCCGGACGTTCCCCAAGGTAGAGCTGCACATCCACGTCGAGGCCTGCCTGAGCGCCGAGCGGATCGAGGAACTTGCCGCCGAGTTCGGTGTTCCGATGCTCCGGCCCGCCGAGTCGTTGTTCGTCTACTCGACGCTCGCCGACTTCCTGGACGTCTACGAGTGGTGGTGCGACCTGCTGCGCACCACCGAGATCGCCGAACGATTGGCCTACGACGCGGCGGCCCAACTGCGCGCCGACGGGATCGTCTACGCCGAAGTGCTCTGCGGTCCGCGCTACTGGCCGCACCTGCGCCGGGAGCCGCTCATCGAAGCGCTGGCGGCCGGCTTCGAGCGGGCACACCGCGACGGCCACGCCGACTGCCGGCTCACACCCTCCATCAGCCGGGAGCAGTCAGCCGAATGGGCCATGGGGCTCGTGGAGTGGCTCGGAACCAGTGGCCCGTCCCGCGTAGTTGGCCTCGGCCTCGACGGCAATGAGGAACTCCTGGGACGCACCTCGCCGAAGTTCACCGAGGTCTACGCCCGCGCCGCCGAACTGGGCCTCGGGCGGACGGCACACTCCGGGGAGTCCTCGGGACCCGACGGGGTGTGGGACGCGCTTGAACACCTGCACCTGGACCGCGTGGATCACGGCGTGAGATCGATCGAGGACCCGAGACTGGTCGAGCACCTGGCGGCGAACGGCGTCACGCTGAACGTGACCCCCACGTCGAACGTCATCACCGGGCTGTACCCCGACGTGGATCACCATCCCGTCGGGCCGCTCATGGCGGCCGGTGTGCCGGTCACGATCAACTCCGACGACCCGAAGGCGATGAACGTGACGCTGAGCGGCGAGTTCGAGAAAGTGAGCCGCTCCCTCGGCTGGGGCCTGGGAGAGGTGGCGGCCGCCACGCGGAGGGCCATCGACGCCGCGTTCTGCGACCAGGAGAAGGCGGCGAGCCTCCACCGGCAGGTCGACGACCACGTTCGGGGTCTCACGCGGGAGCCGGCGGGGAAGGACCACCACCCATGA
- a CDS encoding LysR family transcriptional regulator, translating into MNDKQTLIAAKSETEAVNLRHLRAWVTVVDEGSVTAGARRLGVSQPALSQQLRALEEFFGSRLLERLRRGVQPTPLGRALLGDARGALAAADRLTRQARTIAGFDVGVLEVATLPTLVDSMLIDPLRLWQEEHPQVAIQLHEFALQATMNESVAMGVGDLAIGVRPPNWSGPVVSLGWEQFVVVLPPNDALANGDGPVALRELADRNWILYEPSQGLSDYVATACALAGFRPRKAVLTSQVQAAVRLAAAGLGAVLVPSANVPEELAHTARALDPPVAWELTVFARSALSAPAAAFVELLGRGPTPTLPAHAVVLPGG; encoded by the coding sequence GTGAACGATAAGCAAACGCTAATAGCAGCGAAGTCGGAGACCGAAGCCGTCAATCTCCGGCATCTGCGGGCCTGGGTGACGGTCGTGGATGAGGGATCGGTGACCGCGGGAGCGCGGCGGCTCGGCGTCTCGCAGCCGGCGCTGTCCCAACAGTTGCGGGCACTGGAGGAGTTCTTCGGGAGCCGCCTGCTCGAGCGGCTGCGCCGGGGCGTGCAGCCCACTCCGCTGGGCCGCGCCCTGCTGGGCGATGCCCGAGGGGCGCTGGCCGCGGCGGACCGGCTCACCCGGCAGGCCAGGACCATCGCCGGGTTCGACGTGGGCGTCCTGGAGGTGGCGACGCTGCCCACGCTGGTGGACTCGATGCTGATCGACCCGCTCCGCCTTTGGCAGGAGGAGCACCCGCAGGTGGCCATCCAGCTCCACGAGTTCGCGCTTCAGGCGACGATGAACGAGTCAGTTGCGATGGGGGTCGGCGACCTGGCCATCGGGGTCCGGCCGCCGAACTGGTCCGGACCGGTCGTCTCCCTGGGATGGGAGCAGTTCGTCGTTGTGCTGCCACCGAACGACGCCCTCGCCAACGGGGACGGCCCGGTGGCGCTGCGGGAGTTGGCGGACCGCAACTGGATCCTCTACGAACCCTCACAAGGCCTGTCCGACTACGTCGCCACAGCGTGCGCCCTTGCCGGTTTCCGTCCACGCAAGGCGGTGCTCACCTCCCAGGTGCAGGCGGCAGTGCGTCTGGCGGCGGCGGGTCTCGGCGCGGTGCTGGTCCCGTCGGCCAACGTGCCGGAGGAACTCGCCCACACCGCGCGCGCGCTGGATCCCCCCGTCGCCTGGGAACTCACCGTCTTCGCGCGCTCAGCCCTCTCGGCGCCCGCGGCCGCCTTCGTCGAACTCCTCGGCCGTGGGCCGACACCGACCCTGCCAGCCCACGCAGTGGTCCTGCCGGGCGGCTAG
- a CDS encoding cyclase family protein — protein sequence MCGVDDTALAEQIAGLEVALDAVEETVDIELQPEPLFERNGHQVSKSPWGPDDEIGRLNWVTPESVGAIMARLNGTKVFDLSVEYWSGMPSWTEAGDPPFSIWMTHTPSGSILDGRSGYGPEIHKEYAYSGDSISMYTHCGTHIDTLNHMGYYETFWNGWTQDEHLGSMVWTKGGTDRFPPIIARGVLLDVAAMHGVDILEPHYEVDSKDLQETARKQGVELRKGDVVLLRTGRMNMWPSMDYLSASPGINVDGARWLCEEAGAMCIAGDNIGLEPQPYYGQYAPVHCYMFATAGAQIIEVCNMQEIAAEQVYEFAFLGFPMRIRGATGAPMPSVAVPLR from the coding sequence ATGTGCGGAGTGGACGACACTGCACTCGCTGAGCAGATCGCGGGCCTCGAGGTAGCTCTCGACGCCGTCGAAGAGACCGTGGACATCGAGTTGCAGCCCGAGCCGCTGTTCGAGAGGAACGGCCACCAGGTCTCCAAGAGTCCGTGGGGTCCCGACGACGAGATCGGGCGGCTCAACTGGGTGACCCCCGAGTCCGTGGGGGCGATCATGGCCCGGCTCAACGGCACCAAGGTCTTCGATCTCTCCGTGGAGTACTGGTCGGGCATGCCGTCATGGACCGAGGCGGGCGATCCCCCGTTCAGCATCTGGATGACCCACACGCCCAGCGGGTCGATCCTCGACGGGCGCTCCGGCTACGGGCCCGAGATCCACAAGGAGTACGCCTACTCGGGCGACTCCATCTCGATGTACACCCACTGCGGCACCCACATCGACACGCTCAACCACATGGGGTATTACGAGACGTTCTGGAACGGCTGGACCCAGGACGAGCACCTCGGTTCCATGGTCTGGACCAAGGGCGGCACCGACCGCTTCCCGCCGATCATCGCCCGGGGCGTGCTGTTGGACGTGGCCGCCATGCACGGGGTGGACATCCTCGAGCCCCACTACGAGGTCGATTCGAAGGACCTGCAGGAGACCGCCCGCAAGCAGGGTGTGGAGTTGCGCAAGGGCGACGTGGTGCTGCTGCGCACCGGGCGCATGAACATGTGGCCCTCGATGGACTACCTGTCGGCCTCGCCGGGGATCAACGTCGACGGCGCCCGCTGGCTCTGCGAGGAGGCCGGGGCGATGTGCATCGCCGGCGACAACATCGGCCTCGAGCCCCAGCCCTACTACGGCCAGTACGCCCCGGTGCACTGCTACATGTTCGCCACCGCTGGCGCTCAGATCATCGAGGTCTGCAACATGCAGGAGATCGCCGCGGAGCAGGTCTACGAGTTCGCGTTCCTGGGCTTCCCGATGCGGATCCGCGGCGCCACCGGCGCCCCCATGCCGTCGGTCGCCGTCCCGCTGCGCTGA
- a CDS encoding VOC family protein — MLKLKRLDNMDIVVNDFATMVDFYRNVLGLPLHPHGYEPTKGWAMFMCGDVDLVLLSVPDADRGERQRTANYNEDPAGVHSFAAEVDDIDEAIAALDEHGITWAGETNIYGAGAFLEEIPGDDFDGIWYRFRSFYDPEGNVMHICEVHPPAGFDRTAAGRS, encoded by the coding sequence ATGCTCAAACTCAAGCGCCTCGACAACATGGACATCGTCGTGAACGACTTCGCGACGATGGTCGACTTCTACCGGAACGTGCTGGGCCTGCCGCTGCACCCGCACGGCTACGAGCCCACCAAGGGCTGGGCCATGTTCATGTGCGGCGACGTGGACCTGGTGCTGCTCTCGGTGCCCGACGCCGACCGCGGCGAGCGCCAACGCACGGCCAACTACAACGAGGACCCGGCCGGGGTGCACTCCTTCGCCGCGGAGGTGGACGACATCGACGAGGCCATCGCCGCACTCGACGAGCACGGCATCACGTGGGCGGGCGAAACGAACATCTACGGCGCCGGCGCGTTCCTCGAGGAGATTCCCGGCGACGACTTCGACGGGATCTGGTACCGGTTCCGCTCCTTCTACGACCCCGAGGGAAACGTGATGCACATCTGCGAGGTGCATCCCCCCGCGGGGTTCGACCGCACCGCCGCCGGGAGGTCGTGA
- a CDS encoding polysaccharide deacetylase family protein: MGGLPRLTFCLTVGMDALSLWITSFRSTNASMISRGEMEIPGTHRVLELLDRYEIRSTFLVPGHTALAYPDLIREIVDRGHELAYHGWMHEDARDFDVAGQRLIIERGLEALDLVAGVRPRGHVSPAWNMSEHTIALIEEFGFDFDGSRMSTDMMPVYVRKGDRWLTDGAYQFGELTDIVGIPVAWPMDDVPIFEFVWGQIPGLAPPSVAEEMWTGEFDYAYDHCPGGVYNLTIHPQVIGRGSRLRMLERVVSRAAEHSDVVFSRQSEYVDAWRALNPREQWRAQNPELAGDGSIRALPSMADTQE, from the coding sequence ATGGGCGGGCTGCCGCGCCTGACCTTCTGCCTCACGGTCGGGATGGATGCCCTGTCGCTGTGGATCACCTCGTTCCGCAGCACCAACGCCAGCATGATCTCCCGAGGCGAGATGGAGATCCCCGGCACCCACCGGGTGCTGGAACTCCTCGACCGCTACGAGATCCGCTCGACGTTCCTGGTGCCGGGACACACGGCGCTGGCCTATCCGGACCTCATCAGGGAGATCGTGGACCGGGGCCACGAACTCGCCTACCACGGCTGGATGCACGAGGACGCCCGAGACTTCGACGTGGCCGGCCAGCGCCTCATCATCGAACGTGGACTGGAGGCACTCGACCTGGTCGCCGGTGTGCGCCCCCGTGGCCACGTGTCCCCGGCCTGGAACATGAGCGAGCACACCATCGCGCTCATCGAGGAGTTCGGCTTCGACTTCGACGGGAGCCGCATGTCGACCGACATGATGCCGGTCTACGTGCGCAAGGGGGACCGCTGGCTCACCGACGGCGCCTACCAGTTCGGCGAGCTGACCGACATCGTGGGCATCCCGGTGGCCTGGCCGATGGACGACGTGCCGATCTTCGAGTTCGTGTGGGGGCAGATCCCCGGCCTGGCGCCCCCGTCGGTGGCCGAGGAGATGTGGACCGGCGAGTTCGACTACGCCTACGACCACTGCCCCGGCGGCGTCTACAACCTCACGATCCACCCGCAGGTCATCGGGCGCGGCTCGCGGCTGCGGATGCTCGAGCGGGTGGTGAGCCGGGCCGCTGAGCACTCCGACGTTGTCTTCTCGCGCCAGTCCGAGTACGTGGACGCCTGGCGCGCCCTCAACCCACGGGAGCAGTGGCGGGCGCAGAACCCCGAACTCGCCGGTGACGGCTCGATCAGGGCGCTCCCGTCCATGGCCGACACCCAGGAGTGA
- a CDS encoding SDR family oxidoreductase, producing the protein MSAATTRRVLVTGGTGAIGGAVVERLRAEGAELAFSGRNLTRGTELAGRTGATFVPGDVRESGAVSAIVAEALGVLGGLDGLVLATGVLHRSPLSETTDAAWDALIETNVVAPVLFARACLDALSDGGGAIVAIASGVADWPEAELGAYSVSKRALLWMTRMLAVEGASRGVRANAVCPGHTAVGMSSVVNGADPLERPPPVPPSGGHATAAEAAEGVGLPPPTQGLPPTGRCATAAEVAEAVAYLLSDAAAGSTGAALSVDGGMLAALRAARVRQ; encoded by the coding sequence GTGAGCGCGGCGACCACCCGCCGAGTCCTCGTCACCGGCGGGACCGGCGCCATCGGGGGCGCCGTCGTCGAGCGGCTCCGAGCCGAAGGCGCCGAGCTGGCGTTCAGCGGGCGGAACCTGACCCGCGGTACGGAGTTGGCCGGCCGCACGGGTGCGACGTTCGTTCCGGGCGACGTCAGGGAGTCCGGCGCGGTTTCTGCGATCGTCGCTGAGGCGCTCGGGGTGCTCGGCGGCCTCGACGGGTTGGTGCTGGCCACCGGGGTTCTCCACCGGTCGCCGCTGTCGGAGACGACCGACGCCGCCTGGGACGCACTGATCGAGACGAACGTCGTCGCCCCCGTCCTGTTCGCCCGCGCCTGCCTGGATGCCCTCAGCGACGGTGGCGGCGCGATTGTTGCGATCGCCTCGGGTGTTGCCGACTGGCCCGAAGCCGAACTCGGCGCGTACTCGGTGTCCAAGCGGGCGCTGCTGTGGATGACGCGGATGCTCGCCGTGGAGGGGGCGAGCCGCGGCGTCAGGGCCAACGCCGTCTGTCCTGGTCACACGGCCGTCGGCATGAGTTCGGTCGTGAACGGCGCGGATCCGCTGGAGCGCCCGCCGCCGGTGCCCCCCTCGGGTGGCCACGCGACCGCGGCCGAGGCTGCCGAGGGGGTCGGCCTGCCGCCGCCGACGCAGGGCCTGCCGCCGACGGGGCGTTGTGCCACCGCGGCCGAGGTCGCCGAGGCGGTGGCGTACCTGCTGTCCGACGCCGCCGCGGGCAGCACCGGTGCGGCGCTGTCGGTGGACGGGGGGATGCTGGCCGCGCTGCGCGCGGCGCGGGTGCGGCAATGA
- a CDS encoding SDR family NAD(P)-dependent oxidoreductase — protein MSSELRGRTALVTGGTSGIGRAVVEHLAETGMRVAFCGRDAGRGAAVAAATGASFVRTDAADRDDSDRGVQQALSSLGGELDLFVACAAMIFAAPLADTPEHVFREVVEVNLTATFRYSRACFEMMRRQGRGVIVHVVSDAALRGIHHIPAYSVTKAGVLALSETLAAEAAPHGVRVNAICPGAVFPGMQTTPAGYEHHAEDASTWGPAPSGRHGTGRDVSGAVLWLASDAAAHVSGATLRLDGAAGVATRGVSRA, from the coding sequence ATGAGCAGCGAGCTGCGCGGGCGGACCGCGCTCGTCACGGGCGGCACGTCGGGCATCGGCCGGGCTGTCGTCGAGCACCTCGCCGAGACGGGGATGCGAGTGGCCTTCTGCGGCCGAGACGCCGGTCGCGGCGCCGCAGTCGCCGCCGCGACAGGGGCCTCGTTCGTTCGCACCGACGCCGCGGATCGTGATGACTCCGACCGGGGCGTACAGCAGGCCCTTTCGTCCCTCGGCGGGGAACTCGACCTGTTCGTGGCGTGCGCCGCGATGATCTTCGCCGCGCCGCTGGCCGACACACCCGAGCACGTCTTCCGTGAAGTCGTCGAGGTGAACCTCACGGCCACTTTCCGGTACTCCCGCGCCTGCTTCGAGATGATGCGCAGGCAGGGACGCGGCGTCATCGTCCATGTCGTCTCCGACGCCGCGCTCCGCGGGATCCATCACATACCCGCCTACTCCGTCACGAAGGCCGGCGTCCTGGCGCTTTCGGAGACGCTCGCCGCCGAGGCCGCGCCGCACGGTGTCCGGGTGAACGCCATCTGTCCCGGCGCGGTCTTCCCCGGCATGCAGACGACACCTGCGGGCTACGAGCACCACGCCGAGGACGCCTCGACGTGGGGGCCCGCGCCGTCGGGTCGTCACGGGACGGGCAGGGACGTGAGCGGTGCCGTCCTCTGGCTTGCGAGCGACGCGGCCGCGCACGTCAGCGGCGCGACCCTCCGCCTCGACGGAGCCGCCGGCGTGGCCACACGGGGCGTCTCCCGTGCCTGA
- a CDS encoding amidase: MPESAVDRLAVALARLEETEPLVHAYVHVDRAGAVAAARLVDDGEVSGPLAGQPFAVKEVISVAGLPAAGGSRAFAAHVADFDATVVERLRRAGAVLLGTQVSHELTCGLDEPPTRNPWALDGYPGGSSAGGGASVAVGSAAFTLGTDAAGSVRIPAAMTGVVGLKPSAGLVSNHGIVRHATAPSIDNVGIFARSTTEVSEVLEVIAGADPADAATCWESGDAGVAAAAGVPGSLDGRRLGTLGDSTRAALDARTPPESDVWDAFESACDVFGRLGAVLVPVEIPAFEAAPDAISTFFATELVAAHRHLLEGRAAGYHPGVLEMLVGALSIPVSQVAEAVEFRGGLRGEVLGAFADARLDALVTPTTPRVAMPLASFDPATELGTLIPYTCPFNLTGQPAVSVPCGFSASGLPIGLQFVGAPFEDSAVLAVAAAYESATRWYEHQPEVP; the protein is encoded by the coding sequence GTGCCTGAATCGGCCGTCGACCGGCTCGCAGTGGCGCTGGCTCGCCTGGAGGAGACCGAGCCACTGGTCCACGCATACGTCCACGTGGACCGCGCCGGGGCTGTCGCAGCGGCGCGGCTGGTCGACGACGGCGAGGTCAGCGGACCGCTGGCCGGTCAGCCGTTCGCGGTGAAAGAGGTGATCTCGGTCGCCGGCCTGCCCGCGGCCGGGGGGTCGCGGGCGTTCGCCGCGCACGTCGCGGACTTCGACGCGACCGTGGTGGAGCGGCTGCGCCGCGCGGGAGCGGTCCTCCTCGGCACGCAGGTGTCCCACGAACTCACCTGCGGGCTCGACGAGCCCCCCACGCGCAACCCCTGGGCGCTGGACGGCTACCCGGGCGGATCCAGCGCCGGCGGTGGCGCTTCGGTGGCCGTGGGTTCGGCGGCGTTCACCCTCGGCACCGACGCGGCAGGGTCGGTCCGCATCCCCGCGGCGATGACCGGCGTCGTCGGCCTCAAGCCCTCTGCCGGCCTCGTCAGCAACCACGGAATCGTCCGCCACGCCACGGCGCCGTCGATCGACAACGTGGGGATCTTCGCCCGGTCCACCACAGAGGTTTCTGAGGTCCTCGAGGTGATCGCCGGAGCGGACCCCGCCGACGCCGCGACCTGCTGGGAATCGGGCGACGCCGGAGTTGCCGCAGCGGCCGGAGTGCCGGGAAGCCTCGACGGCCGGCGACTCGGCACCCTCGGCGACAGCACGCGCGCCGCGCTCGACGCGAGGACACCGCCCGAGAGCGACGTGTGGGACGCCTTCGAGTCGGCGTGTGATGTCTTTGGGCGCCTGGGAGCGGTGCTGGTGCCGGTGGAGATCCCGGCGTTCGAGGCGGCGCCCGATGCGATCTCCACCTTCTTCGCCACCGAACTGGTCGCCGCCCACCGACACCTCTTGGAGGGTCGCGCCGCTGGTTATCACCCTGGCGTTCTCGAGATGCTCGTGGGGGCGCTGTCGATCCCGGTGAGCCAGGTCGCCGAGGCGGTCGAGTTCCGCGGCGGGTTGCGAGGCGAGGTTCTGGGGGCATTCGCCGATGCCCGCCTCGATGCGCTGGTCACGCCCACGACGCCCCGGGTGGCGATGCCGCTGGCTTCCTTCGATCCCGCCACCGAACTGGGGACTCTCATTCCCTACACGTGCCCGTTCAACCTGACGGGCCAGCCCGCGGTGAGCGTGCCGTGCGGTTTCTCGGCCTCGGGGCTGCCCATCGGATTGCAGTTCGTCGGCGCGCCGTTCGAGGATTCTGCTGTACTGGCCGTCGCGGCGGCCTACGAGTCGGCCACCAGGTGGTACGAGCACCAACCGGAGGTTCCCTGA